In one Ictalurus punctatus breed USDA103 chromosome 19, Coco_2.0, whole genome shotgun sequence genomic region, the following are encoded:
- the LOC108279593 gene encoding protein mono-ADP-ribosyltransferase PARP11 isoform X2, which produces MFTCWGREDNDTEPMETSYYSCDWFYQAVCGSWHRTEDDPVNPISSSEMEMLYCRDPLGSITFNTAGGNFRIDFAGYWKTNIRTGQRQKLKRSFSTDHIERCKCKDQAPSIPAYWENMDPNARFKAFKVSWQTSEYQNVERYVREIGLLQEPLRVLYRVQNVDLWELYSRKKIQLMRIKGQSDIEQRWLFHGTGKNNVENICLYNFDCRISESKRQGHVLGKGTYFALHASYADKYSRILSQGVNDTRIMFLARVIVGKYTTGRPDLCKPDGDQIENIHDSCVDNTLCPRIFVVFNSDQIYPEYVLEYGG; this is translated from the exons ATGTTTACTTGTTGGGGAAGAGAGGATAATGATACTGAACCTATGGAAACTTCTTACTATTCCTGCGACTGGTTCTATCAAGCAGTGTGTGGCAGTTGGCACAGAACTGAG GATGATCCGGTGAACCCCATCAGCAGCTCAGAAATGGAAATGCTTTACTGTAGAGACCCACTTGGAAGTATTACCTTCAACACAGCAGGAGGCAACTTCAGAATTGACTTTGCTG GTTACTGGAAGACCAACATAAGGACAGGACAGAGACAAAAATTAAAACGCTCTTTCTCCACTGATCATATTGAGAG ATGCAAATGTAAAGACCAGGCTCCATCTATACCTGCTTACTGGGAGAACATGGACCCTAATGCACGTTTTAAG gcttttaaAGTGAGCTGGCAAACAAGTGAGTATCAGAACGTGGAAAGATATGTGAGAGAAATTGGACTACTGCAGGAACCCCTGAGAGTGCTGTATAGAGTACAGAATGTTGACCTCTGGGAGCTGTACTCCAG GAAAAAAATCCAGCTGATGAGGATAAAAGGTCAGTCAGACATTGAACAACGATGGCTCTTCCATGGCACAGGCAAAAACAATGTGGAAAATATTTGCTTGTACAATTTTGACTGCAGAATATCCGAGTCAAAAAGACAAGGTCATGTTTTGGGCAAAG GTACATACTTTGCCCTACATGCATCCTACGCAGACAAGTACAGTAGGATTTTAAGCCAGGGAGTTAACGACACACGAATAATGTTCCTTGCGCGTGTGATTGTTGGGAAGTACACAACTGGACGACCTGATCTCTGCAAACCTGATGGTGACCAAATTGAAAATATACATGACAGCTGTGTTGACAATACATTATGTCCTAGGATTTTTGTTGTCTTTAATTCTGATCAGATATATCCTGAGTACGTGCTGGAGTATGGTGGGTAA
- the LOC108279593 gene encoding protein mono-ADP-ribosyltransferase PARP11 isoform X1, translating into MFTCWGREDNDTEPMETSYYSCDWFYQAVCGSWHRTEVSSHFITIPKLFPTCFHKASFPLQDDPVNPISSSEMEMLYCRDPLGSITFNTAGGNFRIDFAGYWKTNIRTGQRQKLKRSFSTDHIERCKCKDQAPSIPAYWENMDPNARFKAFKVSWQTSEYQNVERYVREIGLLQEPLRVLYRVQNVDLWELYSRKKIQLMRIKGQSDIEQRWLFHGTGKNNVENICLYNFDCRISESKRQGHVLGKGTYFALHASYADKYSRILSQGVNDTRIMFLARVIVGKYTTGRPDLCKPDGDQIENIHDSCVDNTLCPRIFVVFNSDQIYPEYVLEYGG; encoded by the exons ATGTTTACTTGTTGGGGAAGAGAGGATAATGATACTGAACCTATGGAAACTTCTTACTATTCCTGCGACTGGTTCTATCAAGCAGTGTGTGGCAGTTGGCACAGAACTGAGGTATCGTCTCATTTCATTACTATTCCAAAACTCTTTCCTACCTGCTTTCATAAGGCAAGTTTTCCTTTACAGGATGATCCGGTGAACCCCATCAGCAGCTCAGAAATGGAAATGCTTTACTGTAGAGACCCACTTGGAAGTATTACCTTCAACACAGCAGGAGGCAACTTCAGAATTGACTTTGCTG GTTACTGGAAGACCAACATAAGGACAGGACAGAGACAAAAATTAAAACGCTCTTTCTCCACTGATCATATTGAGAG ATGCAAATGTAAAGACCAGGCTCCATCTATACCTGCTTACTGGGAGAACATGGACCCTAATGCACGTTTTAAG gcttttaaAGTGAGCTGGCAAACAAGTGAGTATCAGAACGTGGAAAGATATGTGAGAGAAATTGGACTACTGCAGGAACCCCTGAGAGTGCTGTATAGAGTACAGAATGTTGACCTCTGGGAGCTGTACTCCAG GAAAAAAATCCAGCTGATGAGGATAAAAGGTCAGTCAGACATTGAACAACGATGGCTCTTCCATGGCACAGGCAAAAACAATGTGGAAAATATTTGCTTGTACAATTTTGACTGCAGAATATCCGAGTCAAAAAGACAAGGTCATGTTTTGGGCAAAG GTACATACTTTGCCCTACATGCATCCTACGCAGACAAGTACAGTAGGATTTTAAGCCAGGGAGTTAACGACACACGAATAATGTTCCTTGCGCGTGTGATTGTTGGGAAGTACACAACTGGACGACCTGATCTCTGCAAACCTGATGGTGACCAAATTGAAAATATACATGACAGCTGTGTTGACAATACATTATGTCCTAGGATTTTTGTTGTCTTTAATTCTGATCAGATATATCCTGAGTACGTGCTGGAGTATGGTGGGTAA